A genome region from Glycine max cultivar Williams 82 chromosome 5, Glycine_max_v4.0, whole genome shotgun sequence includes the following:
- the LOC106798745 gene encoding uncharacterized protein — MLRTHTTKSGTIPTSVADSAAASAISGATTADSATASAADSATASATSTVASAAQANTTTPCTQAEPRRTLTSSIFHAGSSPCRPQQAPSDPRVVLHLQPAWPHPCRGFPQQHLTYCCSLWSEAALHDKLLEHRDMALLEKSIAPYGPTLAARERQPAAFALGTVADPKDPHRYRPWDLGGPRQTGNTLRTRCF; from the coding sequence ATGCTCCGCACCCATACAACCAAGTCCGGCACCATCCCCACCTCTGTCGCGGACTCCGCTGCCGCCTCCGCCATTTCCGGCGCCACCACCGCTGACTCCGCCACCGCCTCCGCTGCTGACTCCGCCACCGCCTCCGCCACCTCCACCGTTGCCTCCGCCGCTCAAGCCAACACCACCACCCCCTGCACTCAGGCCGAACCACGCCGCACCCTTACCAGTTCCATTTTCCATGCCGGTTCTTCACCTTGCCGCCCACAGCAAGCACCAAGTGACCCACGCGTTGTCCTCCATCTTCAACCAGCTTGGCCACACCCGTGCCGTGGCTTCCCTCAACAACATCTCACGTATTGTTGTTCATTATGGTCTGAGGCGGCTCTGCATGACAAGCTTTTGGAACATAGAGACATGGCACTGTTGGAGAAGAGCATTGCGCCCTACGGACCGACCCTGGCAGCACGCGAGCGCCAACCAGCTGCTTTTGCATTAGGGACGGTGGCTGACCCAAAGGACCCTCACCGGTACAGACCTTGGGATCTTGGAGGACCTCGGCAGACTGGaaacaccttgaggacaaggtgtttttga
- the LOC100781734 gene encoding F-box protein At5g39450 → MLSPEPCDLSFLLCLPDDVFGLVSRFLLPRDVCNLSLCCKSLYALGSSEKVWFTQCDMVGVVPQKDLVEWREGVSSYKSLCRFLLSVKPLLGIWVNQNPELGNLVYVMPGFVSVVGCRIIPQELGPLGIQDGPIQWSSVFEVIGDFDGSATFFLHGREEGMDYVYRGSVKYIDESCNVLLLEVQPREQDNGSNLLQSRSLDDSGGTISGKVCRSNSELSRFQKMGGNDEAMAPFSKLSFSDRRKLLEVTIGLLRQEVSSVAAGPLFPRLRDDCDNFQKDLVLLKERRAIFCEMNNLGSGQIDNEEVSQGAVGPMQLELDDIRKSCYWWKDISDLLNKEDGHIQCTKKKCLGGYLWGSFKQIVGRSSSINESHTIFRKLTARREIKHARLEDFLRSSDAIGLSLKASTVKLSSYRAWPNMPDTWFALYKMPLRVPSADQIYVGLWGGTFGWPPGIPSEDKPGKALFFLLLSYEESQEQKLLIATKILEGTHYVLHPNGSAMFIVDVNQPSSDPFPWDTNKDSFSVDITHSFTGEGISNGYGFRYPGSKPGTLFVFQNGILAFVWKDTRAVLTLQRLDLQDILKKGERVPSLPPINNFSYLTKSYSNVFTGFPGASTCLPSPR, encoded by the exons ATGTTGTCACCTGAACCCTGTGATCTGAGCTTTCTTCTGTGTCTACCCGATGATGTGTTTGGCTTGGTGTCACGGTTCCTCTTGCCCAGAGATGTTTGCAATCTCAGTCTATGCTGCAAGAGTCTCTATGCTCTTGGATCCTCTGAAAAAGTGTGGTTCACTCAGTGTGATATGGTGGGAGTGGTGCCCCAGAAAGACCTTGTTGAGTGGAGGGAGGGTGTCTCATCTTACAAGTCACTTTGCCGTTTCCTTCTGAGTGTTAAACCATTGCTTGGGATATGGGTTAATCAGAACCCTGAGCTTGGTAACCTTGTCTATGTCATGCCTGGTTTTGTTTCGGTTGTAGGCTGCCGGATAATTCCTCAGGAGCTTGGTCCATTGGGGATTCAAGATGGTCCTATCCAATGGTCATCTGTGTTTGaagttattggtgattttgatggTTCGGCTACATTTTTTCTCCATGGAAGGGAAGAGGGAATGGACTATGTTTATCGTGGCTCTGTCAAGTATATAGATGAATCTTGCAACGTGCTGTTGCTTGAGGTTCAACCTAGGGAACAAGATAATGGTAGTAATTTGTTGCAGAGTAGGAGCTTGGATGACTCGGGTGGGACGATATCAGGAAAGGTTTGTAGGTCAAACAGTGAGCTTTCTAGGTTTCAAAAGATGGGTGGAAATGATGAGGCAATGGCTCCCTTCAGCAAGTTATCTTTTAGTGATAGAAGAAAGTTGCTTGAGGTCACTATCGGCCTACTTCGACAAGAGGTTTCTAGTGTAGCAGCCGGGCCATTGTTTCCTAGGTTGAGAGATGATTGTGACAACTTTCAGAAAGATTTGGTGCTCTTGAAGGAAAGAAGAGCAATCTTTTGTGAAATGAACAACCTTGGTAGTGGTCAGATTGACAAtgaggaagtttctcaaggggCAGTTGGTCCAATGCAATTAGAGCTGGATGACATAAGAAAGAGTTGTTACTGGTGGAAGGATATCTCTGATCTTCTGAACAAGGAGGATGGTCACATACAATGCACCAAGAAAAAATGTCTTGGTGGATATCTCTGGGGTAGCTTTAAACAGATTGTTGGAAGATCTAGTTCAATTAATGAGAGTCATACAATTTTCAGGAAGCTTACTGCAAGACGTGAGATAAAGCATGCACGGCTTGAAGACTTTCTTAGATCAAGCGATGCAATAGGGCTATCATTAAAGGCCTCAACTGTAAAATTATCTTCTTATCGAGCATGGCCGAATATGCCTGATACTTGGTTTGCACTTTACAAGATGCCTTTGCGAGTTCCCTCAGCGGATCAAATTTATGTGGGTTTGTGGGGAGGAACTTTTGGTTGGCCTCCTGGAATACCTTCTGAAGACAAGCCTGGAAAGGCTCTATTCTTTCTTCTGCTCTCTTATGAGGAGTCTCAGGAACAAAAGCTTCTTATTGCAACAAAAATATTGGAAGGCACTCACTATGTCTTGCATCCTAATGGTTCAGCAATGTTTATAGTGGATGTCAATCAGCCTTCATCTGATCCCTTTCCCTGGGACACCAATAAAGACTCCTTCTCAGTGGATATCACACATTCTTTTACAGGAGAGGGTATTTCAAATGGTTATGGGTTCAGATACCCTGGATCAAAGCCCGGTACCCTCTTTGTATTTCAAAATGGCATCCTTGCCTTTGTTTGGAAGGACACTAGGGCTGTCTTGACTTTGCAGAGACTTGACCTGCAAGATATTTTGAAGAAAGGAGAAAGAGTACCTTCTCTGCCTCccatcaacaatttttcatatttgaccAAGTCCTACTCAAATGTATTTACAGGCTTTCCTGGTGCTTCCACTTGCTTGCCTTCACCAAG GTAA
- the LOC100782269 gene encoding lipase-like PAD4, translating into MRMASNETSPFESREMLATFVSSTPLLSESWRLCSQANATPFRTFVTERVGAAVYVAFSGVHMAGESDPNWRSLIPLDSIGGVPLFSSRRSKEGEEPVMVHAGMLNLFFSLFNSFQNQMLEIVGSKDTKSVVITGHSIGGATASLCTLWLLSYLQSISSSVSVLCITYGAPLLGNESFSQIIFKERWGGNFCHVVSKHDIMPRLLFAPITSLSTQLNSLLQFWHLSMTSPDMGKLANQISEKEKDKLFTAVVDYLETATQDGETSVPILFHPFGSYFFVSEEGAVCVDSSAAIIKMMHLTLATSSPASSIEDHLKYGDYVNKMSAQTLYQSNSMQKSIPDSSYEAGLELAIQSSGIANQESAITSAKECLKTTRRMGPSPTLNAASLALSLSKVVPYRAQIEWYKTWCEKQDDQMGYYDSFKSRNSSSSKRGMKVNINRCKLARFWNNVIDMLERGELPHDFDKRAKWVYTSHFYKLLVEPLDIAEYYGXXXXXXXXXXXXXXXXXXXXXXXXXXXXXXXXXXXXXXXXXXXXXXXXXXXCFWARGPEWGRKDCDV; encoded by the exons ATGCGCATGGCTTCCAACGAAACTTCACC GTTTGAGTCCCGCGAGATGCTCGCAACCTTCGTCTCGTCCACGCCGCTGCTGTCGGAGTCATGGCGCCTCTGCAGCCAGGCCAACGCCACTCCCTTCCGGACCTTCGTAACGGAGCGCGTCGGCGCCGCCGTCTACGTCGCCTTCTCCGGCGTCCACATGGCCGGCGAGTCCGACCCGAATTGGAGAAGTTTGATTCCGTTGGACAGCATCGGCGGTGTTCCTCTGTTTTCGTCGCGGCGGAGCAAGGAAGGGGAGGAGCCGGTCATGGTTCACGCCGGCATGCTCAATCTCTTCTTCTCACTTTTCAATTCTTTCCAGAACCAG ATGTTGGAAATAGTGGGAAGCAAAGACACTAAATCAGTTGTCATCACTGGACATTCCATTGGAGGAGCCACTGCCTCTTTGTGCACACTCTGGCTTCTGTCCTACCTCCAATCCATCTCTTCATCAGTGTCAGTATTGTGCATCACTTATGGGGCACCATTGCTTGGGAACGAGTCCTTTtcccaaatcattttcaaagaaAGATGGGGTGGCAACTTCTGCCACGTGGTGTCAAAGCATGACATAATGCCAAggttgctctttgcccctataaCCTCTCTCTCTACTCAGTTAAATTCCCTGCTACAGTTTTGGCACTTGTCGATGACTTCACCAGATATGGGGAAGCTTGCAAATCAGATAtctgaaaaagagaaagataagtTGTTCACTGCTGTAGTAGATTACTTGGAAACGGCAACACAAGATGGAGAAACATCAGTGCCAATTTTGTTTCACCCTTTTGGGAGCTACTTTTTTGTCTCAGAAGAAGGAGCCGTGTGTGTGGATAGTTCAGCTGCTATTATAAAGATGATGCACTTGACGCTTGCAACTAGTTCTCCAGCTAGTAGTATTGAGGACCATCTGAAATATGGGGATTATGTCAATAAAATGTCTGCACAAACATTGTATCAGAGCAACTCCATGCAAAAGAGCATTCCTGATTCGAGCTATGAAGCAGGGCTTGAATTGGCCATTCAGTCTTCTGGCATAGCAAACCAG GAATCAGCTATTACATCCGCCAAGGAATGTCTGAAGACAACAAGGAGAATGGGTCCTTCACCAACCCTGAATGCTGCAAGCCTAGCACTGAGCTTATCCAAGGTGGTACCTTATAGAGCGCAAATAGAATGGTACAAGACTTGGTGCGAAAAACAAGATGACCAAATGGGTTATTATGACTCATTCAAAAGCAGGAACTCTTCCAGTTCCAAAAGGGGCATGAAAGTCAACATCAACCGTTGCAAGCTTGCCAGGTTTTGGAACAACGTTATTGACATGTTGGAAAGGGGTGAGCTACCTCATGATTTTGACAAGAGAGCCAAGTGGGTCTATACTTCACACTTCTATAAGCTATTGGTTGAGCCACTGGACATTGCTGAATATTATGGGANNNNNNNNNNNNNNNNNNNNNNNNNNNNNNNNNNNNNNNNNNNNNNNNNNNNNNNNNNNNNNNNNNNNNNNNNNNNNNNNNNNNNNNNNNNNNNNNNNNNNNNNNNNNNNNNNNNNNNNNNNNNNNNNNNNNNNNNNNNNNNNNNNNNNNNATGCTTTTGGGCCAGAGGGCCAGAGTGGGGACGCAAAGACTGTGATGTTTAG
- the LOC100792894 gene encoding ultraviolet-B receptor UVR8, producing MEDEVMSEVAAPPRRVLLVSAGASHSVALLSGNVVCSWGRGEDGQLGHGDTDDRLFPTKLSALDGQDIICVTCGADHTMARSESGRDVYSWGWGDFGRLGHGDHSDLLIPHPIKALQGLMIQQIACGDSHCLAVTMDSQVLSWGRNQNGELGLGTAEDSLLPQKIQIFEEIPIKMVAAGAEHSVAITKDGNLYGWGWGRYGNLGLGDRNDRLLPEKVTVDGDKMAMVACGWRHTICVSSSGGLYTNGWGKYGQLGHGDFEDHLVPRKVQALSDKFISQVSGGWRHSMALTSSGQLLGWGWNKFGQIGVGNNFDCCSPMQVNFPHDQKVQMISCGWRHTIAVTERENVYSWGRGANGQLGNGETIDRNVPTIIEAFSVDGSSGQHIESSKPYPSSGKSSSSISERYAIVPDETASGSQPTTSEEGNRHDTSVPESDVN from the exons ATGGAAGATGAAGTGATGAGTGAAGTGGCTGCTCCACCTCGTCGTGTTCTTCTTGTATCGGCTGGTGCCAGCCACAGTGTGGCACTTCTGA GTGGAAATGTTGTTTGTTCGTGGGGACGAGGAGAGGATGGACAGTTAGGCCATGGTGACACTGATGATCGACTATTTCCTACAAAACTGAGTGCATTGGATGGCCAAGACATAATATGTGTTACTTGTGGAGCTGATCATACTATGGCACGTTCTGAGTCTGGCAGGGATGTATATAGTTGGGGATG GGGTGACTTTGGAAGGTTGGGTCATGGTGATCATAGTGACTTGCTCATTCCTCATCCCATAAAAGCATTACAGGGTCTAATGATACAACAAATTGCCTGTGGGGACAGTCATTGTTTGGCAGTTACCATGGACAGCCAGGTGCTGAG TTGGGGACGCAATCAAAATGGTGAACTTGGACTTGGAACCGCAGAGGACTCTCTTCTGccacaaaaaattcaaatttttgag GAAATACCTATCAAAATGGTTGCTGCTGGTGCTGAACATAGTGTAGCAATCACTAAAGATGGGAATTTGTATGGATGGGGCTGGGGCCGATATGGAAACTTGGGATTGGGTGACAGAAACGATCGATTGCTGCCTGAGAAAGTGACTGTTGAT GGTGACAAGATGGCCATGGTTGCTTGTGGCTGGCGGCACACAATATGTGTTTCATCTTCTGGTGGATTATACACAAATGGATGGGGCAAATACGGCCAGCTAGGACATGGGGATTTTGAGGATCATCTTGTGCCTCGCAAGGTTCAAGCCTTGAGTGATAAGTTCATTTCGCAG GTATCAGGTGGGTGGAGGCATAGTATGGCACTCACGTCTAGTGGACAACTTTTGGGCTGGGGATGGAATAAG TTCGGACAGATTGGAGTTGGTAACAATTTTGATTGTTGCTCTCCCATGCAAGTGAACTTTCCCCATGATCAG AAAGTACAAATGATCTCATGCGGGTGGAGACACACGATTGCTGTTACTGAACGTGAGAATGTATATTCTTGGGGAAGAGGAGCAAATGGACAACTTGGGAATGGAGAAACCATAGACCG CAATGTTCCAACAATTATTGAGGCCTTCAGTGTTGATGGATCTTCCGGACAGCACATAGAATCCTCAAAACCTTATCCATCATCAG GGAAATCCTCGTCCTCCATATCAGAGAGATATGCAATTGTTCCAGATGAAACT GCCTCGGGATCACAACCTACAACTTCAGAAGAGGGAAATAGGCATGATACCAGTGTCCCTGAAAGTGATGTCAATTGA
- the LOC100793418 gene encoding auxilin-related protein 2, whose protein sequence is MIEQEKRKEFKQGGSVLANSPIGQKEGGIKGVTRNPTLPLPSNSITASPHQSPAPSNTRSFPPIPTMNDFDGLFTSDFGLKPQGKSAPMAPQPKGSSNSASLNFDFGSRSARASSNFDDLLAGAGSDNRRSDSPFDLDSMYGGPPARSANSPPPPVYDKPVYDDDIFDGVPGLKSTSKVKFDDVFATTAESGGGAAAFDDLLGGFGKESKSLDGKRSEKDEKGVSDFDDLLAGFGHSRSSSGGRHTPDIGLSSEPTASASKTIPTAAEDPFKVFESASAPVDSSAGHFMNPLEEISKFSSSGSTKNDSSSTSNGKVYEDIDPFDGLGKSVPAFSSERNSRKGSSSPRLNTSTSWTGDKEPVDKISGRSPERHTQNKIPVENDQEFLHAPFHMPTYSSDSDKPVGQRSTSPPYNNVDFRQTNIQADMSPKYEDNLEASEDIWLTVSEIPLFTQPTTAPPPSRPPPPRPVHIPKSGTTSPASTNARKKTNEFSSFPGSTRFSQGPKSAPAAGRVSPSSQFDELDDFAMGRSRGNDNESANGLPDEELEMNSAAAAMKEAMDRAEAKFRHAKEVREREYSKAARSKEAVQMEKDERTVLEEQENQERFDRERQQKEKEGKEQRRLMKEREEKEREQQRLERERARQAVERATREARERAAAEARQRAERAAVEKANAEARGRAERAAVQRAQAEARERAAAEAKERAEKAAAEVKDRETRERATAARAEVEARVKAERAAVERAAAEARERAAAAARMNQQKNENDLESFFGMGARASSVPRPPRANSSDNVFESQFQSDVTRKSTSASTSMKKTSSSTNIVDDLSSIFGAAPTSGEFQEVEGETEERRRARLERHQRTKERAAKALAEKNQRDLQTQREQAERHRLAETLDFEIKRWAAGKEGNLRALLSTLQYVLWPECGWQPVSLTDLITAAAVKKAYRKATLCIHPDKVQQKGANLQQKYVAEKVFDLLKEAWNKFNSEELF, encoded by the exons ATGATTGaacaggaaaaaagaaaagaatttaaACAAGGTGGATCGGTCTTGGCAAATTCTCCAATTGGGCAAAAGGAGGGAGGAATCAAAGGCGTAACCCGCAACCCAACCCTTCCCCTTCCCTCTAACTCCATCACCGCATCACCACACCAGTCCCCTGCACCCTCAAACACCAGATCCTTCCCCCCAATCCCAACGATGAACGATTTCGACGGCCTCTTCACCTCCGATTTCGGCCTCAAACCCCAGGGCAAATCCGCGCCAATGGCTCCTCAACCCAAGGGATCTTCCAACTCCGCATCTCTCAACTTCGATTTCGGATCGCGATCTGCCCGCGCCTCCTCCAACTTCGACGATCTCCTCGCCGGCGCCGGATCCGACAATCGCCGCTCCGATTCCCCCTTCGATTTGGATTCCATGTACGGCGGCCCCCCTGCTAGGTCCGCCAACTCGCCGCCGCCGCCGGTCTACGACAAGCCGGTGTACGACGACGACATTTTCGACGGCGTCCCGGGGCTGAAGAGCACCTCCAAGGTTAAATTCGACGATGTTTTCGCGACGACGGCAGAGAGTGGTGGTGGAGCCGCCGCGTTCGACGATCTTCTAGGCGGCTTTGGGAAGGAATCGAAGAGTTTGGATGGGAAGAGATCGGAGAAGGATGAGAAAGGTGTTTCCGattttgatgatttgcttgCTGGATTCGGACACAGTAGGTCATCATCTGGTGGAAG GCACACTCCTGATATCGGTTTATCCTCAGAACCAACTGCCAGTGCATCTAAAACAATCCCCACTGCAGCAGAAGACCCTTTCAAAGTATTTGAATCAGCTTCAGCCCCAGTGGATTCATCTGCAGGCCACTTTATGAACCCGTTGGAAGAAATTAGTAAATTTAGTAGTTCTGGAAGCACAAAAAATGATAGTTCTTCAACTTCAAATGGCAAAGTATATGAAGATATTGATCCTTTTGATGGTCTTGGAAAATCTGTACCAGCTTTCTCATCAGAGAGAAATAGCAGGAAGGGTAGCAGTTCCCCAAGGTTGAATACAAGCACAAGTTGGACTGGAGATAAAGAACCAGTTGATAAAATATCTGGGAGGAGTCCTGAGAGGCACACACAAAACAAGATTCCTGTTGAAAATGATCAGGAATTTCTACATGCCCCATTTCACATGCCTACCTATTCATCTGATTCTGATAAACCAGTTGGCCAAAGGTCTACTTCCCCTCCATATAATAATGTCGATTTTAGACAAACCAATATTCAGGCAGATATGTCTCCGAAATATGAAGATAACTTGGAAGCAAGCGAGGATATATGGCTGACGGTATCAGAGATTCCTCTTTTTACACAACCAACTACTGCTCCACCACCTTCAAGACCCCCTCCTCCACGACCAGTACATATTCCCAAGTCAGGAACAACTTCACCAGCTTCTACCAATGCTAGAAAGAAGACTaatgaattttcttcttttcctggCTCTACCCGATTCTCTCAGGGACCTAAGTCTGCTCCTGCTGCTGGAAGGGTATCCCCTTCATCTCagtttgatgaacttgatgatTTTGCAATGGGCAGAAGTCGTGGTAATGATAATGAGAGTGCAAATGGTCTTCCTGATGAAGAATTAGAGATGAACTCTGCTGCTGCGGCTATGAAGGAGGCCATGGATAGAGCTGAAGCCAAGTTTAGGCATGCAAAGGAAGTTAGGGAGAGAGAGTATTCAAAGGCTGCTAGGAGCAAAGAAGCTGTGCAAATGGAAAAAGATGAGAGAACTGTGCTAGAGGAGCAAGAAAACCAGGAAAGGTTTGACCGAGAACGGCAGCAAAAggagaaggaaggaaaggagcaGAGGAGACTTATGAAAGAAAGGgaggagaaagaaagagaacaacAGCGACTAGAGAGGGAAAGGGCAAGACAGGCTGTAGAAAGAGCTACTAGAGAAGCACGTGAAAGAGCAGCTGCTGAAGCACGGCAAAGAGCTGAGAGGGCTGCTGTTGAGAAAGCTAATGCTGAAGCTCGAGGACGTGCTGAAAGGGCTGCAGTGCAAAGGGCACAAGCTGAAGCCCGAGAAAGGGCTGCTGCAGAGGCGAAGGAAAGAGCTGAAAAAGCTGCTGCTGAGGTGAAGGATAGGGAAACACGGGAAAGAGCTACAGCTGCAAGGGCTGAAGTAGAAGCACGAGTTAAAGCGGAACGTGCCGCTGTAGAAAGGGCTGCTGCTGAGGCCCGAGAAAGGGCAGCAGCTGCTGCAAGGATGAACCaacaaaagaatgaaaatgatcTTGAATCCTTCTTTGGCATGGGTGCACGAGCTAGCAGTGTTCCAAGGCCTCCCAGAGCTAACTCTTCT GACAATGTATTTGAATCCCAATTTCAGTCAGATGTAACAAGGAAATCTACAAGTGCATCTACAAGTATGAAGAAAACATCATCATCCACTAATATTGTTGATGATCTTTCCTCAATTTTTGGAG CTGCTCCAACATCTGGAGAGTTTCAGGAAGTTGAAGGGGAAACTGAAGAAAGGCGACGAGCCAGGTTGGAGCGCCACCAGAGGACTAAGGAGCGTGCT GCAAAAGCATTGGCTGAGAAGAATCAGCGGGACTTACAAACCCAAAGAGAACAAGCTGAGAGACAT AGGCTTGCCGAAACACTGGATTTTGAAATTAAGCGCTGGGCTGCAGGAAAAGAGGGGAATTTACGAGCTTTGCTTTCCACCTTACAATAT GTACTGTGGCCTGAATgtggttggcagccagtttctttgACTGATTTGATTACAGCTGCTGCTGTTAAAAAAGCCTATAGGAAAGCTACGTTGTGTATCCATCCTGATAAAGTGCAGCAGAAGGGTGCCAATCTACAGCAGAAATATGTTGCAGAGAAGGTGTTTGATCTACTCAAG GAAGCCTGGAATAAATTCAATTCTGAGGAGCTTTTCTAG